Proteins encoded in a region of the Panicum hallii strain FIL2 chromosome 3, PHallii_v3.1, whole genome shotgun sequence genome:
- the LOC112887128 gene encoding uncharacterized protein LOC112887128 isoform X1 — protein MARSGGGEDDSWEYSLRKYLLLLASLVASVTYGAGFNPPGGVWQAADRAKSRIPGDPIIRETNRARYLAFFYGNATAFASSLVVIVLVLILSILHDRGGISRLSPVLATLRLVMVLDLLSLMGAYAAGTFRDALTAVYSLLLLAGVVAYLVVHLASDKGDAGEPPQQEEGDDSALEQRQARGSPEEERTAADKSALLRLRKVLMLLATFAASVTYVAGLSAPGGFWDHDEDGHRPGDAVLKGGPHDARLKAFFVCNTTAFVASLLILVMLLEKKLCFSQKVRSRELYGLIAVTLLGLVAAYAAGSSRQIDTTVYVTALVGVVVVCVLVQVVFVLLFSSNDNGSDEQQQQTHGPDNGNDRGLFSLLWTSDEQQQQQQTPQTLNGNGSDQHEVEEQQSKALEKARSLVLLLATLAAAITYQAGLNPPGGLWQNNGGGSRYMAGDPILLTRSPRRYKTFYYCNSIAFVASLVAIILARMKTLHHHNALEAAMVLGLFGLISAYAAGSCRDVSNSIYTVALAGAVLVYVVIHVVFLTLDHKDGRSGGHDGASPEKEKKVEELLEKRRKRLLLFAIFAATITYQAGLTPPGGFLLNDDGRAGDPVLLSNYPRRYTAFFYCNSVSFMLSIALIVLLVNPNLYRPAIRSNALSVCTAAGLIGIMGGYASGCTQHLKTSIYIFVLAALVLSLVVVLVAVFFVKHLRKQEDKHNARNSSNAVAAETPVEAEQAPAPVPEEGQVRRKKKLLHAKRKYLMLLGILAASVTYQAGLAPPGGAWQSNDGEHTAGDPVMHDNRRARYLAFFYSNSTSFVASVVVIVLLLPPSLHEKPWWLGVMNTTIVLDLVGLLVAYAAGSSRTWKTSVKVSGLVIAVLAYFAIHVSLSCCSRRGKKTAPAVSAADANEEANGGLQAQMAPGLELSEAI, from the exons ATGGCGaggtccggcggcggcgaggacgacTCGTGGGAGTACAGCCTGCGCAAGTACCTCCTCCTGCTGGCCTCGCTGGTGGCCAGCGTGACGTACGGCGCGGGGTTCAACCCGCCCGGCGGCGTCTGGCAGGCCGCCGACCGCGCCAAGAGCCGCATCCCCGGCGACCCCATCATCCGGGAGACCAATCGCGCCCGTTACCTGGCCTTCTTCTATGGCAATGCCACCGCCTTCGCCTCGTCGCTGGTGGTCATCGTCCTCGTCCTCATCCTTTCCATCCTGCACGACAGGGGCGGGATCAGCCGCCTGTCGCCCGTGCTCGCCACCCTCCGGCTCGTCATGGTGCTGGACCTGCTCAGCCTCATGGGCGCCTACGCCGCCGGCACGTTCCGGGACGCGCTCACGGCCGTCTACTCCCTGCTCCTGCTCGCCGGCGTCGTCGCCTACCTCGTGGTCCACTTGGCGTCGGACAAGGGGGACGCCGGCGAGCCACCGCAGCAGGAGGAGGGCGACGACAGCGCGCTTGAGCAGCGGCAGGCCCGCGGGTcgccggaggaggagaggacggcggcggacaAGAGCGCGCTGCTGCGGCTCCGAAAGGTGCTGATGCTGCTGGCCACGTTCGCGGCGAGCGTGACCTACGTGGCCGGGCTCAGCGCGCCGGGCGGCTTCTGGGACCACGACGAGGACGGCCACCGGCCGGGCGACGCGGTGCTCAAGGGCGGGCCCCACGACGCGCGCCTCAAGGCCTTCTTCGTCTGCAACACCACGGCGTTCGTCGCGTCCCTGCTCATCCTCGTCATGCTGCTGGAGAAGAAGCTCTGCTTCAGCCAGAAGGTGCGGTCTCGGGAGCTCTACGGGCTCATCGCTGTCACGCTCCTCGGCCTCGTCGCGGCGTACGCCGCTGGCAGCAGCCGGCAGATCGACACCACCGTCTATGTGACCGCTCTGGTTGGCGTCGTTGTCGTGTGCGTTCTCGTCCAAGTGGTGTTTGTTCTCCTCTTCAGTAGCAATGACAATGGCAG tgacgagcagcagcagcaaaccCATGGTCCTGATAATGGCAATGACAG GGGTTTATTTTCTTTGTTATGGACCAGTgatgagcagcagcagcagcagcaaactCCTCAGACTCTCAATGGCAATGGCAG TGATCAGCACGAGGTCGAAGAGCAACAAAGTAAAGCGCTGGAGAAGGCTCGCTCCCTTGTCCTGCTGCTCGCCACTCTCGCCGCGGCCATCACCTACCAAGCAGGCCTCAACCCGCCGGGCGGCCTCTGGCAGAacaacggcggcggcagccgatACATGGCCGGCGACCCGATCCTCCTGACCAGGAGCCCGAGGCGGTACAAGACGTTCTACTACTGCAACTCGATCGCCTTCGTGGCCTCCCTGGTGGCCATCATCCTGGCGAGGATGAAGACCCTGCACCACCACAACGCGCTGGAGGCCGCCATGGTGCTGGGTCTGTTCGGCCTCATCAGCGCGTACGCCGCCGGGAGCTGCCGGGACGTGAGCAACTCCATCTACACCGTGGCCCTGGCCGGCGCCGTCCTGGTCTACGTGGTGATCCACGTCGTCTTCTTGACGCTGGACCACAAGGACGGCCGCTCGGGAGGGCACGACGGAGCCTCAccggagaaggagaagaaggtGGAAGAGTTGCTGGAGAAGAGGCGCAAGCGGCTGCTCCTCTTCGCGATCTTTGCGGCCACCATCACCTACCAAGCCGGGCTGACGCCGCCGGGCGGCTTCCTGCTCAACGACGACGGCCGTGCCGGCGACCCCGTTCTGCTCAGCAACTACCCGCGCCGGTACACGGCCTTCTTCTACTGCAACTCGGTGAGCTTCATGCTGTCCATCGCGCTCATCGTCCTGCTCGTCAACCCCAACCTGTACCGGCCGGCCATCCGGAGCAACGCGCTGTCCGTCTGCACGGCGGCCGGCTTGATCGGCATCATGGGTGGCTACGCCTCTGGGTGCACGCAGCATCTCAAGACATCCATCTATATCTTCGTGCTTGCGGCTTTGGTTCTCTCCTTGGTGGTTGTGCTGGTTGCAGTGTTCTTTGTGAAGCATCTGAGAAAACAAGAGGACAAACACAATGCTAGAAACAGCAGCAACGCAGTTGCAGCTGAGACACCTGTGGAAGCAGAGCAGGCCCCTGCCCCTGTCCCAGAGGAAGGGCAAGTTCGGCGAAAAAAGAAGTTGCTCCACGCCAAGCGCAAGTACCTGATGCTGCTGGGGATCCTCGCGGCGAGCGTGACCTACCAGGCCGGCCTGGCGCCGCCGGGCGGGGCCTGGCAGTCGAACGACGGCGAGCACACGGCGGGGGACCCGGTGATGCACGACAACCGGAGGGCCCGGTACCTGGCCTTCTTCTACAGCAACTCCACCTCCTTCGTGGCGTCCGTGGTGGTCATCGTCCTGCTGCTGCCACCGTCGCTGCACGAGAAGCCGTGGTGGCTCGGGGTGATGAACACCACCATCGTGCTGGACCTGGTCGGCCTCCTGGTCGCCTACGCCGCCGGGTCCAGTAGGACGTGGAAGACATCCGTGAAGGTCTCCGGGCTCGTCATCGCCGTGCTGGCCTATTTCGCCATCCACGTGTCGCTGTCGTGCTGCAGCAGGAGAGGTAAGAAGACTGCTCCGGCGGTCTCCGCCGCTGACGCAAACGAAGAGGCGAACGGTGGGCTTCAGGCGCAAATGGCTCCAGGCCTCGAGCTTTCTGAAGCTATTTGA
- the LOC112887128 gene encoding uncharacterized protein LOC112887128 isoform X2: MARSGGGEDDSWEYSLRKYLLLLASLVASVTYGAGFNPPGGVWQAADRAKSRIPGDPIIRETNRARYLAFFYGNATAFASSLVVIVLVLILSILHDRGGISRLSPVLATLRLVMVLDLLSLMGAYAAGTFRDALTAVYSLLLLAGVVAYLVVHLASDKGDAGEPPQQEEGDDSALEQRQARGSPEEERTAADKSALLRLRKVLMLLATFAASVTYVAGLSAPGGFWDHDEDGHRPGDAVLKGGPHDARLKAFFVCNTTAFVASLLILVMLLEKKLCFSQKVRSRELYGLIAVTLLGLVAAYAAGSSRQIDTTVYVTALVGVVVVCVLVQVVFVLLFSSNDNGSDEQQQQTHGPDNGNDSDEQQQQQQTPQTLNGNGSDQHEVEEQQSKALEKARSLVLLLATLAAAITYQAGLNPPGGLWQNNGGGSRYMAGDPILLTRSPRRYKTFYYCNSIAFVASLVAIILARMKTLHHHNALEAAMVLGLFGLISAYAAGSCRDVSNSIYTVALAGAVLVYVVIHVVFLTLDHKDGRSGGHDGASPEKEKKVEELLEKRRKRLLLFAIFAATITYQAGLTPPGGFLLNDDGRAGDPVLLSNYPRRYTAFFYCNSVSFMLSIALIVLLVNPNLYRPAIRSNALSVCTAAGLIGIMGGYASGCTQHLKTSIYIFVLAALVLSLVVVLVAVFFVKHLRKQEDKHNARNSSNAVAAETPVEAEQAPAPVPEEGQVRRKKKLLHAKRKYLMLLGILAASVTYQAGLAPPGGAWQSNDGEHTAGDPVMHDNRRARYLAFFYSNSTSFVASVVVIVLLLPPSLHEKPWWLGVMNTTIVLDLVGLLVAYAAGSSRTWKTSVKVSGLVIAVLAYFAIHVSLSCCSRRGKKTAPAVSAADANEEANGGLQAQMAPGLELSEAI; encoded by the exons ATGGCGaggtccggcggcggcgaggacgacTCGTGGGAGTACAGCCTGCGCAAGTACCTCCTCCTGCTGGCCTCGCTGGTGGCCAGCGTGACGTACGGCGCGGGGTTCAACCCGCCCGGCGGCGTCTGGCAGGCCGCCGACCGCGCCAAGAGCCGCATCCCCGGCGACCCCATCATCCGGGAGACCAATCGCGCCCGTTACCTGGCCTTCTTCTATGGCAATGCCACCGCCTTCGCCTCGTCGCTGGTGGTCATCGTCCTCGTCCTCATCCTTTCCATCCTGCACGACAGGGGCGGGATCAGCCGCCTGTCGCCCGTGCTCGCCACCCTCCGGCTCGTCATGGTGCTGGACCTGCTCAGCCTCATGGGCGCCTACGCCGCCGGCACGTTCCGGGACGCGCTCACGGCCGTCTACTCCCTGCTCCTGCTCGCCGGCGTCGTCGCCTACCTCGTGGTCCACTTGGCGTCGGACAAGGGGGACGCCGGCGAGCCACCGCAGCAGGAGGAGGGCGACGACAGCGCGCTTGAGCAGCGGCAGGCCCGCGGGTcgccggaggaggagaggacggcggcggacaAGAGCGCGCTGCTGCGGCTCCGAAAGGTGCTGATGCTGCTGGCCACGTTCGCGGCGAGCGTGACCTACGTGGCCGGGCTCAGCGCGCCGGGCGGCTTCTGGGACCACGACGAGGACGGCCACCGGCCGGGCGACGCGGTGCTCAAGGGCGGGCCCCACGACGCGCGCCTCAAGGCCTTCTTCGTCTGCAACACCACGGCGTTCGTCGCGTCCCTGCTCATCCTCGTCATGCTGCTGGAGAAGAAGCTCTGCTTCAGCCAGAAGGTGCGGTCTCGGGAGCTCTACGGGCTCATCGCTGTCACGCTCCTCGGCCTCGTCGCGGCGTACGCCGCTGGCAGCAGCCGGCAGATCGACACCACCGTCTATGTGACCGCTCTGGTTGGCGTCGTTGTCGTGTGCGTTCTCGTCCAAGTGGTGTTTGTTCTCCTCTTCAGTAGCAATGACAATGGCAG tgacgagcagcagcagcaaaccCATGGTCCTGATAATGGCAATGACAG TgatgagcagcagcagcagcagcaaactCCTCAGACTCTCAATGGCAATGGCAG TGATCAGCACGAGGTCGAAGAGCAACAAAGTAAAGCGCTGGAGAAGGCTCGCTCCCTTGTCCTGCTGCTCGCCACTCTCGCCGCGGCCATCACCTACCAAGCAGGCCTCAACCCGCCGGGCGGCCTCTGGCAGAacaacggcggcggcagccgatACATGGCCGGCGACCCGATCCTCCTGACCAGGAGCCCGAGGCGGTACAAGACGTTCTACTACTGCAACTCGATCGCCTTCGTGGCCTCCCTGGTGGCCATCATCCTGGCGAGGATGAAGACCCTGCACCACCACAACGCGCTGGAGGCCGCCATGGTGCTGGGTCTGTTCGGCCTCATCAGCGCGTACGCCGCCGGGAGCTGCCGGGACGTGAGCAACTCCATCTACACCGTGGCCCTGGCCGGCGCCGTCCTGGTCTACGTGGTGATCCACGTCGTCTTCTTGACGCTGGACCACAAGGACGGCCGCTCGGGAGGGCACGACGGAGCCTCAccggagaaggagaagaaggtGGAAGAGTTGCTGGAGAAGAGGCGCAAGCGGCTGCTCCTCTTCGCGATCTTTGCGGCCACCATCACCTACCAAGCCGGGCTGACGCCGCCGGGCGGCTTCCTGCTCAACGACGACGGCCGTGCCGGCGACCCCGTTCTGCTCAGCAACTACCCGCGCCGGTACACGGCCTTCTTCTACTGCAACTCGGTGAGCTTCATGCTGTCCATCGCGCTCATCGTCCTGCTCGTCAACCCCAACCTGTACCGGCCGGCCATCCGGAGCAACGCGCTGTCCGTCTGCACGGCGGCCGGCTTGATCGGCATCATGGGTGGCTACGCCTCTGGGTGCACGCAGCATCTCAAGACATCCATCTATATCTTCGTGCTTGCGGCTTTGGTTCTCTCCTTGGTGGTTGTGCTGGTTGCAGTGTTCTTTGTGAAGCATCTGAGAAAACAAGAGGACAAACACAATGCTAGAAACAGCAGCAACGCAGTTGCAGCTGAGACACCTGTGGAAGCAGAGCAGGCCCCTGCCCCTGTCCCAGAGGAAGGGCAAGTTCGGCGAAAAAAGAAGTTGCTCCACGCCAAGCGCAAGTACCTGATGCTGCTGGGGATCCTCGCGGCGAGCGTGACCTACCAGGCCGGCCTGGCGCCGCCGGGCGGGGCCTGGCAGTCGAACGACGGCGAGCACACGGCGGGGGACCCGGTGATGCACGACAACCGGAGGGCCCGGTACCTGGCCTTCTTCTACAGCAACTCCACCTCCTTCGTGGCGTCCGTGGTGGTCATCGTCCTGCTGCTGCCACCGTCGCTGCACGAGAAGCCGTGGTGGCTCGGGGTGATGAACACCACCATCGTGCTGGACCTGGTCGGCCTCCTGGTCGCCTACGCCGCCGGGTCCAGTAGGACGTGGAAGACATCCGTGAAGGTCTCCGGGCTCGTCATCGCCGTGCTGGCCTATTTCGCCATCCACGTGTCGCTGTCGTGCTGCAGCAGGAGAGGTAAGAAGACTGCTCCGGCGGTCTCCGCCGCTGACGCAAACGAAGAGGCGAACGGTGGGCTTCAGGCGCAAATGGCTCCAGGCCTCGAGCTTTCTGAAGCTATTTGA